A section of the Subtercola frigoramans genome encodes:
- a CDS encoding TIGR04282 family arsenosugar biosynthesis glycosyltransferase has translation MLTIIVIAKECLPGRVKTRLTPELSFEQAAAVASASLADTLDAIRAVPATRRILAFDGRPSYAPAEAHGFEIIPQADGDLSDRLAAIFDQCSGPTLLVGMDTPQVNRQVLEPALGDWSGELDAWFGFASDGGFWALALADPDGSLIRGVPMSRPDTGRLQLERLLDAGLRVKLLPVLTDVDTVDDAAEVAEIAPDGRFAEAVSRAFADNLVGARSAAAA, from the coding sequence ATGCTCACGATCATCGTCATCGCCAAGGAGTGCCTGCCCGGCAGGGTCAAGACCCGGCTCACGCCCGAACTCTCGTTCGAGCAGGCCGCCGCCGTGGCATCCGCCAGCCTTGCCGACACCCTCGACGCGATTCGAGCAGTGCCCGCGACCCGGAGAATCCTGGCCTTCGACGGCCGGCCCTCGTATGCTCCCGCCGAAGCGCACGGCTTCGAGATCATTCCCCAGGCAGACGGCGACCTGTCGGATCGCCTCGCCGCCATCTTCGACCAGTGCAGCGGGCCCACCCTGCTGGTCGGGATGGACACGCCCCAGGTCAATCGCCAGGTACTGGAGCCGGCCCTCGGCGACTGGAGCGGCGAACTCGACGCCTGGTTCGGCTTTGCGAGCGACGGAGGATTCTGGGCCCTCGCCCTGGCCGACCCCGACGGATCACTCATCCGAGGCGTACCGATGTCTCGGCCCGACACCGGGCGCCTGCAGCTCGAGCGACTGCTCGACGCCGGGCTCCGCGTGAAACTCCTGCCCGTGCTGACTGACGTCGACACCGTCGACGACGCTGCAGAAGTGGCCGAAATCGCGCCAGACGGGCGGTTCGCTGAGGCTGTCTCCCGAGCGTTCGCAGACAACCTGGTCGGTGCTCGTAGCGCCGCCGCGGCCTGA
- a CDS encoding class I SAM-dependent methyltransferase, which yields MSITALVARTPAPVAPVATFGSGGGDPYARALRSEGRLRLVRQGAASGDADTASTSSSTDTTTTTTTTTLDIARWLANADATDMSLIEEGTGPLLDIGCGPGRMVRAASGVGYRALGIDVSQAAIDLASSSGASVLRASVFDELPLEGRWMTALLVDGNIGIGGDPSRLLARCAQLLAPAGCVLVEVENDPAADRNFDCTVISDDGHASDTFPWAEIGSHALASRSAQVGLRLVESWSRDGRSFCRLIPAH from the coding sequence GTGAGCATCACAGCACTGGTCGCACGCACGCCGGCACCGGTTGCACCGGTTGCCACCTTCGGCTCCGGTGGCGGCGATCCGTATGCGAGAGCGCTTCGAAGCGAGGGCCGTCTTCGCCTCGTACGTCAGGGAGCCGCATCAGGCGATGCAGACACCGCCTCCACCTCCTCCTCCACCGACACCACAACAACCACAACCACAACCACCCTCGACATCGCTCGCTGGCTGGCCAACGCCGACGCCACCGACATGAGTCTCATCGAAGAGGGCACAGGGCCGCTCCTTGACATCGGCTGTGGCCCAGGCCGAATGGTGCGTGCCGCGTCGGGCGTCGGCTATCGAGCCCTCGGCATCGACGTCTCGCAGGCCGCAATCGACCTGGCCTCGAGTTCAGGGGCTTCCGTTCTGAGGGCCAGTGTCTTCGATGAGCTTCCGCTCGAAGGCCGATGGATGACCGCCCTCCTCGTCGACGGCAACATCGGCATCGGCGGCGACCCCTCGCGCCTGCTTGCCCGTTGCGCCCAGTTGCTCGCTCCTGCGGGATGCGTGCTCGTCGAGGTGGAGAACGACCCTGCAGCCGACAGGAATTTCGACTGCACGGTCATCAGCGACGACGGGCACGCCAGCGACACGTTCCCCTGGGCCGAAATCGGCAGCCACGCGCTCGCCTCCCGCTCGGCGCAGGTGGGCCTGCGCCTGGTCGAATCGTGGAGCAGAGACGGCCGGAGCTTCTGCCGTCTGATACCCGCGCACTGA
- a CDS encoding molybdopterin-dependent oxidoreductase, with amino-acid sequence MQRAVAAPTRNPRLAVVIGRLLASAFLICFATGLYSHFLQEPLPWMHFATSPAQLYQFSQGLHITAGIACFPLILAKLYTVFPKLFETPAITGLGSVLERASIALFVGASLVEITIGLLNTYQFYPWPFGFREVHFALSFVIIGSLAIHIGVKLPIIAQYWRKRDGYAPELAFTEDERDTMDAPLIDALPSRLAAVPGARAVSGVTGRIFAWIDGPAPEPALPADQTRPAPEHGGSGEDPDLAFSSDAPPSHQPHPVGRRAFLATIGTGVAAVVVLTAGQSFAWLSPLNAFAPRVKGIGPQAVPVNRTAAAAQVTSTAMNQDWALTISNASQSLRFTRAELLALPQTTVDLPISCVEGWSQMATWRGVRLSELVAKVVGNDAAAGSQALRITSLEKEGGYRVTQMGSEYVGDPSTLVALELNGETLDIDHGFPARMIAPGRPGVLQTKWLSTLEVL; translated from the coding sequence ATGCAACGTGCGGTCGCCGCACCCACCCGCAACCCCCGGTTGGCCGTCGTCATCGGTCGCCTGCTCGCCAGCGCCTTTCTGATCTGCTTCGCAACGGGCCTCTACAGCCACTTCCTGCAGGAGCCGCTGCCGTGGATGCACTTCGCCACCAGTCCTGCCCAGCTCTACCAGTTCAGCCAGGGGCTGCACATCACCGCGGGCATCGCCTGCTTCCCGTTGATTCTGGCCAAGCTCTACACCGTCTTTCCGAAACTCTTCGAGACCCCCGCGATCACCGGCCTCGGGTCGGTGCTGGAACGGGCATCCATCGCCCTCTTCGTCGGGGCGTCGCTGGTGGAGATCACGATCGGCCTGCTCAACACGTACCAGTTCTACCCGTGGCCGTTCGGTTTTCGCGAGGTGCACTTCGCTCTCTCGTTCGTGATCATCGGTTCGCTGGCCATTCACATCGGCGTCAAGCTGCCGATCATCGCGCAGTACTGGCGAAAGCGTGACGGCTACGCGCCAGAGCTCGCGTTCACCGAAGACGAGCGAGACACGATGGATGCTCCGCTCATCGACGCGCTGCCCTCCCGTCTGGCTGCGGTGCCCGGCGCCCGTGCCGTGTCGGGGGTCACCGGGCGGATCTTCGCGTGGATCGACGGGCCGGCCCCAGAGCCCGCCCTGCCCGCGGACCAGACTCGGCCAGCACCCGAGCACGGCGGGTCGGGCGAGGATCCGGACCTGGCGTTTTCCTCGGATGCGCCTCCTTCGCACCAACCGCACCCCGTCGGACGCCGCGCCTTTCTTGCGACGATCGGTACCGGGGTCGCCGCCGTGGTGGTACTGACGGCGGGGCAGTCGTTCGCGTGGCTGAGCCCGCTGAATGCCTTCGCCCCCCGGGTCAAGGGCATCGGTCCGCAGGCGGTGCCCGTCAACCGCACCGCCGCCGCCGCCCAGGTCACCAGCACCGCGATGAATCAGGATTGGGCGCTCACCATCTCGAACGCCAGCCAGTCGCTGAGATTCACCCGGGCGGAACTGCTCGCCCTGCCGCAGACCACCGTCGACCTCCCCATCTCGTGTGTGGAGGGCTGGAGCCAGATGGCCACCTGGCGCGGCGTGCGTCTCAGTGAGCTGGTCGCGAAGGTGGTCGGCAACGACGCCGCGGCCGGCAGCCAGGCACTCAGGATCACGAGCCTCGAGAAGGAAGGCGGGTACCGCGTGACCCAGATGGGATCGGAGTACGTGGGTGACCCGTCCACCCTTGTTGCTCTCGAATTGAACGGCGAGACCCTCGACATCGACCACGGGTTCCCGGCGCGGATGATCGCTCCGGGTCGGCCCGGCGTGCTGCAGACCAAGTGGCTGAGCACACTGGAGGTGCTGTGA
- a CDS encoding glycosyltransferase family 2 protein translates to MQPPTAPDSLAPRTPAQATSAAHSTSVDVIFPCLNEAAALPWVLGRLPEGYRAIVVDNGSTDGSADVARALGALVITEPRRGFGSAAHAGLLAATAELVAFCDADASMDPAELPRLVAPIIEGRADLVLGRRRPTARGSWPVHARVANRALSTLIRVRAGIHLHDLGPMRVARREQLLALALEDRRSGYPLEMVLRSNASGHTILELDTSYSPRVGISKVTGTVRGTISAISDMSALLAQVKKPR, encoded by the coding sequence GTGCAGCCTCCCACCGCGCCTGATTCTCTCGCACCCAGGACCCCTGCGCAGGCAACGTCTGCCGCGCACTCGACCAGTGTCGACGTCATCTTCCCGTGCCTGAATGAAGCCGCAGCCCTCCCCTGGGTCCTGGGCCGGCTCCCCGAGGGCTATCGCGCGATCGTGGTCGACAACGGATCGACCGATGGCTCCGCAGACGTCGCACGCGCCCTCGGTGCCCTCGTCATCACCGAGCCCCGTCGTGGGTTCGGGTCGGCCGCCCACGCGGGCCTGCTTGCCGCCACCGCCGAGCTCGTCGCCTTCTGCGACGCTGATGCGTCGATGGATCCGGCAGAGCTCCCCCGACTGGTCGCCCCAATTATCGAAGGCAGGGCCGACCTTGTTCTCGGACGTCGCAGGCCGACGGCGCGCGGCAGCTGGCCGGTTCACGCCCGGGTCGCGAACCGTGCACTCAGCACCCTCATCCGGGTGCGTGCCGGCATCCACCTTCACGATCTGGGCCCAATGCGCGTGGCGCGCCGCGAGCAGTTACTCGCCCTCGCGCTGGAAGACCGACGAAGCGGCTACCCTCTCGAAATGGTCCTCCGCTCGAATGCCTCCGGTCACACCATCCTCGAGCTCGACACCTCCTACTCGCCTCGCGTGGGCATCTCCAAGGTCACTGGTACCGTTCGCGGAACCATCAGCGCGATCTCCGACATGTCGGCGCTGCTCGCCCAGGTGAAGAAGCCGCGTTGA
- a CDS encoding LCP family protein: MTHHDQPLKHSRRAPQNPFATVGRIALAIIVVLAVSSTSVAAIAVWQTVGRIKPGIQLAQLPGSTGVAVPSVGAIEGEVNLLLVGTDTRTNQGGAFSDSANQDASSGLGNNDVTMLLHVSADHTNATVVSFPRDLMVPVPECPDPSGDGSTVDATDLAMFNTTLSRGGLSCTVLTVEKMTGLTIPYAAEISFDGVIAMSNAVGGVTVCLATDVTDSFTGLDLKAGNQTLVGDQALAFVRSRHGVGDGSDLGRISNQQVFLSSLMRKITSAGVLTNPLTLYSLANAAVTNMQLSTTLTDPTAMVAIALALKNISLSSMVFVQYPSVTDPDDVNRVIPNKSAALLLNTALQNNQPISLTGGTGVAAEADPSSTSTPTPTSTADATGTPTDSTTGTAAPTDTPTPTPSSTVVSLPTSVSGQTAAEQTCTVGNN, from the coding sequence ATGACCCACCACGACCAACCGCTGAAGCACAGCCGGCGAGCCCCGCAGAATCCGTTCGCCACTGTCGGCAGAATCGCCCTGGCCATCATCGTCGTTCTGGCGGTGAGTTCGACCTCCGTCGCAGCGATTGCCGTCTGGCAGACCGTGGGCCGAATCAAGCCGGGCATCCAGCTGGCCCAGCTCCCCGGTTCCACCGGCGTGGCCGTGCCGAGCGTCGGGGCCATCGAGGGCGAAGTCAACCTTCTTCTCGTGGGCACAGACACCCGAACGAACCAGGGCGGGGCGTTCTCCGACTCCGCCAACCAGGATGCGAGCTCGGGTCTCGGCAACAACGACGTCACCATGCTGCTTCATGTCTCGGCCGACCACACCAACGCCACGGTCGTGAGTTTTCCGCGCGACCTGATGGTGCCGGTGCCCGAGTGCCCCGACCCGAGCGGTGACGGTTCGACTGTGGATGCGACCGATCTCGCCATGTTCAACACCACACTTTCGCGCGGCGGCCTCTCGTGCACTGTGCTGACCGTCGAGAAGATGACGGGGCTCACGATTCCCTACGCCGCAGAGATCAGCTTCGACGGCGTCATCGCCATGTCGAACGCCGTCGGCGGAGTCACCGTCTGTCTCGCCACCGACGTCACCGACTCCTTCACCGGCCTCGATCTGAAGGCCGGAAACCAGACTCTCGTCGGCGACCAGGCCCTCGCCTTTGTGCGCAGCCGCCACGGTGTCGGCGACGGCAGCGACCTCGGGCGCATCAGCAACCAGCAGGTGTTCCTCTCGTCCCTCATGCGCAAGATCACCAGCGCCGGCGTGCTCACCAACCCCCTCACGCTCTACTCCCTCGCCAACGCGGCCGTCACGAACATGCAGCTCTCCACGACGCTCACCGACCCGACGGCGATGGTCGCCATCGCCCTCGCGCTCAAGAACATCAGTCTCAGCAGCATGGTCTTCGTCCAGTACCCCTCGGTGACAGATCCGGATGACGTGAACCGCGTCATCCCGAACAAATCGGCCGCGCTGCTGCTGAATACGGCGCTGCAGAACAACCAGCCGATCAGCCTGACCGGCGGCACCGGTGTCGCTGCAGAAGCCGACCCGTCCAGCACGAGCACGCCGACTCCCACCTCCACGGCCGATGCCACCGGCACCCCCACCGACTCAACCACTGGCACTGCCGCGCCGACGGACACGCCCACCCCGACCCCGAGCTCCACCGTCGTCTCCCTGCCGACGTCGGTCAGCGGCCAGACGGCAGCAGAGCAGACCTGTACGGTCGGCAACAATTAG